A segment of the Chitinophagaceae bacterium genome:
TTGTGGCGCAGAACCGCAAGAGCAGGAGTATTGGTTACGATACACCAATGACCACCGGCAGTAAATGGTACAGCCGCAGTATGGGTTTGCTGGGTACTTTGATTTTGTTATTCCTTGTTTTACACTTCAGTCATTTCTGGGTACCTGCACGTTTTACAGAAGCAGGTCTGGATATACCGGTTGAATACAATGGAGTACTGATGCATGATATGTTTGGCTTAATGAAAACAACCTTCAGTGAATTGTGGGTGGTAATTGTATATGTGCTGGGATGTATTTCTTTATGCTGGCATTTAATGCATGGTTTTCAGAGTGCCTTCCGCACTGTTGGTGTAAGCAATAACCGTTATTTATTATTACTGAATACAATCGGTATTGGATTTTCAGTTGTAGTAAGTGTACTGTTTGCATTGATGCCAATTGCCGTGTATCTAAAGTGGGTTGAGTAAGGAAATGTAAGAGGTAAGAGGTACGAAGTACGATGTGTTGAATATTGTTGATGTTGTACAAGCGAGCGTGGCAACAAAAGCATAATCGATAAACAACAGTTAATAAACAAAAATTGTATTTATAATTTCGAATAGTGCAGGTTTCATTATCAAATTTGCACACTTTCAAATTTTCAAATTGAATTATGTTGAATTCAAAAATCCCTGCAGGACCGTTAGATTCCAAATGGAATACATACAAGTCTACCTGTAAACTGGTAAACCCTTCCAACAAACGCAGTCTTGAAATTATTGTGATCGGAACCGGTTTGGCCGGTGCATCAGCTGCAGCTTCGTTAGGTGAGCTGGGTTATAAAGTAAAAACATTCTGCTTCCAGGACAGTCCACGCCGTGCTCACTCTATTGCAGCACAGGGTGGTATTAATGCTGCCAAGAATTATCAGAACGATGGTGACTCAACTTACCGTTTGTTTTATGATACCATTAAAGGTGGAGACTACCGTGCAAGAGAAGGCAACGTTCACCGTTTGGCAGAAGTAAGTTCAAGCATTATTGACCAGTGTGTGGCACAGGGTGTTCCTTTTGCAAGAGAATATGGTGGCTTGCTCAGTAACCGTTCATTTGGCGGTACACAGGTACAACGTACATTTTATGCTGCCGGGCAAACTGGTCAGCAGTTATTAATAGGAGCTTACCAGGCATTAGAACGCCAGGTGGCATTGGGTACTGTAACCCAGTATTCACGCCATGAAATGCTGGAAGTTGTAATGATAGATGGCAAAGCCCGTGGAATCATTGCACGTAATTTAGTTACAGGTGAACTTGAACGCCATTTCGGTCATGCGGTTTTATTATGCACAGGTGGTTACGGAAACGTATTCTATCTGTCGACCAATGCAATGGGCAGTAATACGACCGCCATCTGGAAGGCACATCGGAAAGGTGCTTATTTCAGCAACCCATGTTTTACACAAATTCATCCAACCTGTATTCCTGTAAGTGGTGATCACCAGAGTAAGCTGACGTTGATGAGTGAATCATTACGTAATGATGGCCGCATCTGGGTACCAAAGAAACTGGCTGATACAAGAAAGTCAATTGATATTCCTGAAGAAGAAAGAGATTATTACTTAGAAAGAAGATATCCTGCATTTGGTAACCTCGTTCCCCGTGACGTAGCAAGCCGTGCAGCGAAAGAACGTTGTGATGCAGGTTATGGTGTTGGTACAAGTAAGCAGGCCGTGTTTCTTGACTTTGCTGCAGCTATTCAGCGTTATGGAAAAATTGAAGCAGGTAAAAGAGCTATTGAAGCTGATGCTGATACCATTACCAAAATGGGTAAGGAAGTAGTGAAGGAAAAATATGGTAACCTGTTTGACATGTATGAAAAGATCACAGGTGAAAATCCATACGAAGTACCGATGAGAATTTATCCTGCTGTGCACTATACAATGGGTGGCTTATGGGTTGATTATGAACTGATGACAAATATTCCCGGTTTATATTGTTTAGGTGAAGCCAACTTCAGCGATCATGGTGCAAACCGCCTTGGAGCAAGCGCTTTGATGCAGGGATTAGCTGATGGATATTTTGTAATTCCTTATACCATTGGTAACTACCTGGCTGATGAAATCAGAACCAAGTCTATCCCAACTGATCATCCTGCTTTTGCTGATGCAGAAAGCAAGGTTCGTGACCGCATTCATATGCTCATGGGCATTAAAGGAAAAAGAACAGTAGAAAGTTTCCATAAGCAGTTGGGAAAGATCATGTGGGATAAATGCGGTATGGCCCGTAATGCTGAAGGACTCAAACAGGCGATCAAAGAAATTCAGCAGTTAAAACAGGACTTCTGGAGTGATGTGCGTATTCCCGGTGAAATCAATGAAATGAATCCTGAACTGGATAAGGCAAACCGTGTGGTCGACTTTAGTGAACTGGGCGAGCTGATGTGTATTGATGCCCTGAACCGTGAAGAAAGCTGTGGTGGCCACTTCCGTGAAGAACACCAGACAGAAGAAGGTGAAGCATTACGTCATGATGATCAGTTTATGTATGTTGCCAGTTGGGAAATGAAAAGTGAACATAACTGGGAACTGCACAAAGAAGATCTGGTTTATGATGTGGTGAAACCAAGTCAACGTTCTTACAAATAATGCCCCAGCCCCCGCCGGTTGTCGGGCAGGCCTAAAGGGGAGTAAGGCATACGACTTAATAAGAAAGTTCTTTATAAATAATTATTAACTTAAAATCCCTCGTTTGGGATAGGGGTTAATATGGAACATAAGAATATCAATTTAAAACTGAAAGTTTGGCGTCAGAAGAATGGCAAAGAGAAAGGTGGATTTGAAACCTACGACGCAACGGATATTTCACAGGAAATGAGTTTCCTTGAAATGCTGGATGTGCTGAATGAAAAGCTGATCGTAGAAAGTAAAGACCCCATTGCCTTTGATCATGACTGCCGTGAGGGTATTTGCGGTATGTGCAGTTTGTTTATCAATGGCCGTCCGCACGGACCATGGGAAGCAAATACTGTTTGCCAATTACACATGCGTGCTTTCAATGATGGTGAAACCATTGTCATTGAACCATGGAGAGCCAATGCATTTCCGGTGATTAAGGATCTGATGGTTGACCGTTCAGCATTTGACCGTATTATCCAGGCTGGTGGTTTCATCAGTGTAAATACCGGTAACGCTGTTGATGCAAACTCGTTGCCGATTGACAAAGCAAAAGCAGATGCTTCCTTTGCTGCTGCATCCTGTATTGGTTGCGGAGCATGCGTAGCTGCCTGTAAAAATTCTTCAGCTATGCTGTTTGTAAGTGCAAAAGCGGCTCACCTCAATCAATTACCACAGGGGCATCCTGAGCGTAATACAAGGGTGTTGAATATGGTGGCACAAATGGACAAAGAAGGTTTTGGTGCCTGTACAAATACCGGTGCATGCGAAGCAGTTTGTCCGAAAGAAATTTCGATCACCAACATTGCAAGACTGAATGCTGATTATGCATTGGCAAGTCTTACAGCAAGCAAATAGGAAAAGAGTACTCTCAAATACAAACCTCCTTTAAGGAGGTTTTTTTATGTCTTGATTTTTTTGCTTCACTAAACTGTGTAGTCGCTTTACCGGAATTAGGAATGAAGTCACGTCAGCCCGGGGTCTGGCCTCCGACCCCGGGAGTTAAAACCCTGCAGATGATTTAGTATTTTTATCTATGCCTGTCCGCTCACAACATGAACAATAACCTAACAGCATTTACTTTATAACCTTCACCTGTTATAACTGGCTTCCTCTGTTTCAACTCACCAATGCCTACGATACTGTTTACAAATGGTTTGATTATCTGTATACGCAAAACATCCGCATCGCAGGCTATGTTTTTATGCCTAATCATGTACATGCACTGCTGTACTTTCTGCAAATGCCAACATCATTAAATACCATTATTGGTAACGGAAAACGTTTTATGGCCTATGAAATCATCAAACGGTTGATGGCTGTTAATGATGAAGCCATGCTAACTCAATTAGCCGAAGTTGTAAAAGACAGGGAACGTAAAAAGGACAATTGCATAAAGTGTTTGAAGACAGTTTTGATGCCAAACAATGTGTATCAACAGATTTTATTTATCAGAAGCTGGATTATATACATCATAATCCAATAAGTGGCAAATGGATGCTGGCAGCAGATTCCTTACAATATGAACATTCAAGTGAGGCATTTTATAAGGATGGTAAAAGCGGATACAGTAAATTGCTGAGGATTGAAGAAGTAATGTAACTGGTGAAATCCCGGGGTCGGCAGAGGCGGCTTCCCGGGTATTGAGATTTGACAAGCCAGACCCCGGGGCGACAGAAGGGTTTGTAAATATATTTGCTATTAATAATCATATTTAAAGTTATCGTTTAATATTTGACTGCTTGCCATTCTTTCCCAACAACGTCTCCGCCTCGGGACGTTGTGTATTACGAAGCTAAGAATTAACTTCATATCCAATGCTGGAAAACAGAAGTGTAAACTCGCCTAGGGTGAGAAAGAAGAGATGAAAGAGAAGTTAGTTTCGCAGAAAAAATCATTATTTTCAATTTGAAATAATAACTATGACTAAAGGAAGATTAGAAGCTTTCAGCGATGGAGTACTCGCCATCATCATCACCATTATGGTATTGGAACTGAAGATTCCGGAAGGATATACATTTGAAGCACTAAAGCCCCTGCTGCATACATTGGTCAGTTATGTGCTCAGTTTTATTTATATCGGTATTTACTGGAACAATCATCATCATTTATTTCAATCGGTAAAACAGATTAAAGGAAATGTGTTGTGGCATAATATGCACTTGCTTTTCTGGCTGTCGCTTGTACCTTTTGTAACCGGATGGATAGGAGAACAGCAGATGAAAGCATTTCCTGTTGCACTGTATGGTGTTGTGTTGTTTATGGCCGCAATCGCTTATACATTCCTCGTTCGTGCATTAGTGAAAGTGGAAGGGAAGGATTCTGTACTGGCAAAATCAATAGGGAATGATGCGAAAGGTTTTATTTCCCTGCTCTTCTACATGACAGGCATTCTTTTAAGCATCTTTATTCATCCCTGGTTTGGATATGCCTGCTATATTATTTTGCCATGATCTGGTTTATCCCTGATCTCCGGATTGAACGGAACCTGAAATAGAATACAGTGAAGTTAGAATCATGAATAGGCAAGATTTGGACTTGAAAGTCATGCCTAAAGCCGTTAACTTCAATTATTACATCCCTGACTTAAAAGTCAGGGTTATTCTGAATTTGATGAGTGCTGTACAGAACGAATTGTAACATTGAGGACTGAATTTATAACCCCGACTTTCAAGTCGGGGCAACAGTATAAAAAGGATTTGGCTTTAGCCTTGATTGTTCCGTAGCTGAAATCAACAGCCATGCTTTTAGCTGCCTGACTTGAAACTCAGGGTTAATCTGACTGAAACCGCTTTCTCACACAATAAATTCTATTTTTACACATTCTTATCCTGAAAACCACTGTCTTATCAGAAATTGCATCCTTTTAATAGTTGTTTTGCTTTCTTCCCTGCTGGCACATGCGCAGCAAACTCCCTCATTATCCAATCTCCGTACAAAAAAGATCAGCACCAAGAAGAGCCCGGTTAAGATTGATTCGTTGAGTATTGTTCCCAATTCAGTGTTTATTGCTGGCTTAACTAAACAGGATTACAGGATTGATGCGGTGAATGCACAACTCTTCTGGATCAATGCACCATCATCACTTGATTCAATCAGCATTACTTACAGGGTGTTTCCGTATAAACTGAATGCGCAGGTAAACCGGATGAAGTTTGATGATATCAAAAACAATTTCATGACCAAACCCATGACCATTGATAACGAAGGCAATGGCAAAGGCATGTTTGATTTTGGCAATGTGAATTATAACGGAAGCTTTGGCCGGGGGAATATCTTTTGGCAATAACCAGGATGCAGTAGTGAACGGAGTGCTGAACCTGCAGATCAATGGAATGATTGGCGACAGTATGATGCTTTCTGCTGCCTTAACCGATAATAATATTCCCATACAGGCCGAAGGCAATACACAGCAGTTAAATGAATTCGACCGTGTATGGATTCAACTGAAGAAAAAAGGATGGCAGCTGAATCTTGGAGATATTGATGTAAGAAGAAACGATTCTTATTTTCTCAGTTTCTTTAAACGCATGCAGGGAATTTCTTTTCAGAACGAAAGTAATGTGTTTAAGAATGGAAAGAATTCATCGTTGGTAACAGGAGCAATTGCAAAGGGGAAGTTTAACCGGCATGTGTTCCAGGGACTGGAAGGAAACCAGGGACCATACCGTTTGCAGGGACCAAACGGTGAATTGTTTTTTATCGTTCTTGCAGGAACGGAACGTGTTTTTATTGATGGAGAACTGATGCAGCGTGGTGAGGACCAGGATTATGTTATCAATTATAATACGGCTGAAATTACGTTTACTCCAAGACGCATGATTACAAAAGATCGTCGTATACAGGTGGAGTTTGAATATGCCGACAGAAATTTTCTCAACTCACAATTTATAGTTGGCAATGAATTAAAGGTGAATGAAAAGTTTACTGTCCGTGTGAATGCTTTTTCCAATTCTGATTCAAAAAACACATCTGTGAACCAGGTGCTGAGTACAGAACAAAAACAATTTTTATTTGATGTGGGTGATAAAGTGGAAACAGCTTTGTATCCATCTATATCGAAAGATACGTTTGCAGTCAATCGGATTGTTTACCGCATGGTGGATTCTGTTGTGAACAGTATTACGTATGATTCTGTTCTTGTGTATACCACAACTGATCAGCCACAGGTATTTAGTGCAGGATTTATTGATGTGGGTGAAGGCAATGGTGATTATGTGCAGGAAGTATCAGGCGCCAATGGAAGAACCTTTAAATGGGTTGCACCTGAAAATGGAATCAGGAAGGGAAGATTTGTTCCTGCCGTTCGTTTAATTGCACCAAGAACCCAGCAGATGATCACTGTGGGAGGCGATTACCAGGTAAATAAACATCTTCTTTTGAAATCAGAACTGGCCATCAGCCGGCTCGATGTAAATACCTTCTCAGGGAAAGATAAAAGCAATGATGATGGTATTGCAGGAAGAATGCTCTTTCAATACAACAATCAATTCAAAGGCAATCCGAAGAAACCTCTTGAGTATAAAGTAACGGGTGGATATGAATTTGTGCAGGATCGTTTCCGTGCACTGGAACGTTTGCGTCCTGTTGAATTTACAAGAGAGTGGGGCCTGCCCATTTTTCTGCAGCAGGAAAAAGAACAGATCATTAATGCAGGGTTAGAATTAAACCGTGGAAGAGAACATAAGTTCAGTTATGCCATTCAGAGTTACCAGCGTGGAAGTTTATTTACAGGGTTGAAGAATGTGGTGCAGCATTCATTTGCACAGAAAGGATGGACATGGAATGGATCGGTGAATTATGCAACAACCGACAGTGGCAGTAACAAAGGTTTCTTTCTCCGTCCGACTGTTGATCTAAAAAAGCGTTTAGATAAACTCGATCAAATGGAAATCGGCGGGCAATATTATCTTGAACATAGTGAGATCCGGAACCGCAGAACAGATTCACTGGGCGGTCTTACGTTTATGTGGGATACATGGACCCTGTTTCTCCGTTCAAAAGAAGCTGCTAATAAATGGGGTGTAAATTTCTTTACACGCAGAGACAAATTACCATTAGGAAAAAACTTAGAGCAGGTTGACAGAAGCTTTAACTATAACGGCTACGTTGAATTGATGAATAATGAACATCACCAGTTTCGTTTGAATGCAACAATCAGAGAACTAAAAGTTTTCAATTCACAGTTGACGGGGCAAAAAGCTGAACGAACCGTACTGGGCCGTGCTGAATATTTTGTGAATGAATGGAAGGGAATGATGACAGGTAATGTATTGTATGAAGTAGGAAGCGGACAGGAGCAACGCCGGGATTATTCTTTTCTTGAAGTACCAGCCGGTCAGGGGGAGTATGTGTGGAATGATTATAATGCTGATGGTATTCCGCAAATCAATGAATTTGAAGTGGCCCTGTACCAGGACCAGGCAAGATATATCCGTGTGTTTACACCAACACTTGATTTCATCCGTGCCAACTACAATCAGTTTAACTACAGCATGAATTTAAATCCGAGAGCATTAATTGATATCAACAAAGCAAAGGGTGTAAAGAAATTTCTCACAAGAGTTTCTTTACAATCAAGTATGCAAATCTTCAAGAAAGAGATCTCACAGAAGAATATCAACTTAAATCCATTTTCAAAACCAGCGGCTGATACAAGTCTCATCTCTTTAAATTCAATCATCACCAATACCTTTTTCTTTAACCGCACCAGCAGTGTGTGGGGGTTTGATTTAACGCATATTCAGAATGTGAACCGTTCCATTTTAACCTACGGCCTGGAAACAAGAACACTCAGGGATCTATCGTCACGTTTTCGCTGGAACCTGAATAAACATTTTGCTGCTGTTGTAACAGTAAAGTCAATCAGCAATCAATTGGAAACACCCAAGTTTGGAAACAGGAATTTCGATCTGAAGCAATGGATGACAGAACCCTCACTCAGTTATCAGAACGGAACCAAGTACAGGGTTT
Coding sequences within it:
- a CDS encoding succinate dehydrogenase/fumarate reductase iron-sulfur subunit translates to MEHKNINLKLKVWRQKNGKEKGGFETYDATDISQEMSFLEMLDVLNEKLIVESKDPIAFDHDCREGICGMCSLFINGRPHGPWEANTVCQLHMRAFNDGETIVIEPWRANAFPVIKDLMVDRSAFDRIIQAGGFISVNTGNAVDANSLPIDKAKADASFAAASCIGCGACVAACKNSSAMLFVSAKAAHLNQLPQGHPERNTRVLNMVAQMDKEGFGACTNTGACEAVCPKEISITNIARLNADYALASLTASK
- a CDS encoding succinate dehydrogenase, with the protein product MGLTGLFLISFLIVHVSLNACIFADLFNPEDNGQMFNKGAHFMASMVLIRILEIGLMAGILLHIVQGFMLVAQNRKSRSIGYDTPMTTGSKWYSRSMGLLGTLILLFLVLHFSHFWVPARFTEAGLDIPVEYNGVLMHDMFGLMKTTFSELWVVIVYVLGCISLCWHLMHGFQSAFRTVGVSNNRYLLLLNTIGIGFSVVVSVLFALMPIAVYLKWVE
- a CDS encoding fumarate reductase/succinate dehydrogenase flavoprotein subunit, with translation MLNSKIPAGPLDSKWNTYKSTCKLVNPSNKRSLEIIVIGTGLAGASAAASLGELGYKVKTFCFQDSPRRAHSIAAQGGINAAKNYQNDGDSTYRLFYDTIKGGDYRAREGNVHRLAEVSSSIIDQCVAQGVPFAREYGGLLSNRSFGGTQVQRTFYAAGQTGQQLLIGAYQALERQVALGTVTQYSRHEMLEVVMIDGKARGIIARNLVTGELERHFGHAVLLCTGGYGNVFYLSTNAMGSNTTAIWKAHRKGAYFSNPCFTQIHPTCIPVSGDHQSKLTLMSESLRNDGRIWVPKKLADTRKSIDIPEEERDYYLERRYPAFGNLVPRDVASRAAKERCDAGYGVGTSKQAVFLDFAAAIQRYGKIEAGKRAIEADADTITKMGKEVVKEKYGNLFDMYEKITGENPYEVPMRIYPAVHYTMGGLWVDYELMTNIPGLYCLGEANFSDHGANRLGASALMQGLADGYFVIPYTIGNYLADEIRTKSIPTDHPAFADAESKVRDRIHMLMGIKGKRTVESFHKQLGKIMWDKCGMARNAEGLKQAIKEIQQLKQDFWSDVRIPGEINEMNPELDKANRVVDFSELGELMCIDALNREESCGGHFREEHQTEEGEALRHDDQFMYVASWEMKSEHNWELHKEDLVYDVVKPSQRSYK